The proteins below come from a single Prochlorococcus marinus str. MIT 9215 genomic window:
- a CDS encoding class I SAM-dependent methyltransferase produces the protein MDQYKYFSYLKTRTKLGYFYRKFFLYPKINQFTKGEILDVGCGIGDYLSLTPNSTGIDINEFNIKYVKDIGLKAFLLKDEIFPFSADSFNSVVLDNVIEHLTSPKSLLSEIKRVLKKDGNLIIGIPGIKGYYSDDDHKNFYTVETLKNLMEKFGFVQITFFHTPLNFIFFSKYISRFATYSIFKNTE, from the coding sequence ATGGATCAATATAAATATTTCTCATATTTGAAAACTAGAACTAAATTAGGTTATTTTTATAGAAAATTTTTTTTATATCCAAAGATCAATCAATTTACGAAGGGGGAAATACTTGATGTAGGATGTGGGATTGGAGATTATTTATCACTAACTCCAAACTCTACAGGGATTGATATAAATGAATTTAATATTAAATACGTTAAAGATATTGGTTTAAAGGCATTCCTCCTAAAGGATGAAATCTTTCCTTTTAGTGCCGATAGTTTCAATTCTGTGGTTTTGGATAATGTAATAGAACATCTTACAAGTCCTAAATCTCTATTAAGCGAAATTAAAAGGGTACTTAAGAAAGATGGTAATTTAATTATTGGGATACCTGGAATCAAAGGATATTATTCGGATGATGATCATAAGAATTTTTATACAGTAGAAACATTAAAAAACTTGATGGAGAAGTTTGGGTTTGTTCAGATTACGTTTTTCCATACTCCTTTAAATTTTATTTTTTTTTCAAAATATATCTCTCGATTTGCTACCTATTCTATTTTTAAAAACACAGAGTAA
- a CDS encoding LegC family aminotransferase codes for MIEISSEIIKSIKKVIGPFQENENINLHEPDLIDTNANSYLKNCVDTNWVSSAGEWVKEFEKYLSAYTGAKYVIAVSNGTVALRLALHGMGVKAEEEVLIPPLSFVATANAVSHLGATPHFIDIESETLGMCPQALERRLKEIAIKKGKFLFNKLTDKRISAVMPVHVYGLPAKMIEIKKICLEWGIPLVEDAAEALGSWIVDNDNSFKHCGCFGDVGTISFNGNKIITTGGGGALLTNNEQIATHCRHISTTAKIKHPWDFYHDQIGWNDRMPNLNAALGVAQMEILETIVEKKRRLYKCYKKNFQDIEIAEIIGESKNSKSNYWLVTLRLKGNLDDNLKSNILQQAHDLKILLRPSWRLLSELPMYSNSPFGDLSESFNQSKRLINLPSSPKLIK; via the coding sequence ATGATAGAGATAAGCTCAGAAATTATTAAAAGCATAAAAAAAGTAATTGGGCCTTTTCAAGAAAATGAAAATATAAATCTTCATGAACCCGATCTTATCGATACTAATGCTAATAGTTATCTGAAAAATTGTGTTGATACTAATTGGGTAAGTAGTGCGGGAGAATGGGTTAAAGAATTTGAAAAATATTTATCAGCTTATACGGGTGCAAAATACGTTATTGCTGTATCCAATGGAACTGTAGCATTAAGATTGGCCCTTCATGGTATGGGTGTCAAAGCTGAAGAAGAAGTATTGATTCCTCCTTTAAGTTTTGTAGCTACTGCAAATGCAGTCTCGCATCTAGGAGCAACTCCGCACTTTATAGATATCGAATCAGAAACTCTTGGAATGTGCCCTCAAGCACTTGAAAGAAGATTAAAAGAAATTGCTATAAAAAAAGGAAAATTTTTATTTAATAAATTAACAGATAAAAGAATATCGGCTGTTATGCCAGTACATGTATATGGTTTGCCGGCAAAAATGATTGAAATAAAGAAAATTTGCTTAGAATGGGGAATTCCCCTAGTAGAAGATGCAGCCGAAGCTTTAGGAAGCTGGATAGTCGATAACGATAATAGTTTTAAGCATTGTGGTTGTTTTGGGGATGTAGGAACTATTAGTTTTAACGGCAATAAAATAATTACTACTGGCGGAGGTGGCGCTCTTCTTACTAATAACGAACAAATTGCAACCCATTGTAGACATATTTCTACTACAGCAAAGATAAAACATCCTTGGGATTTCTACCACGATCAAATAGGATGGAATGATCGAATGCCTAATCTCAATGCGGCCTTGGGTGTTGCTCAAATGGAAATATTAGAAACTATAGTTGAGAAGAAAAGAAGATTATACAAATGTTATAAAAAAAATTTCCAGGATATTGAAATTGCAGAAATAATAGGCGAGAGTAAAAATTCAAAAAGTAATTATTGGCTTGTTACATTAAGATTAAAAGGAAATCTTGATGACAATTTAAAATCGAATATCCTTCAACAAGCTCACGATTTAAAAATTCTACTTAGGCCTTCTTGGCGTTTATTAAGTGAACTACCGATGTACTCTAATTCCCCATTTGGAGATTTAAGTGAATCATTTAATCAATCAAAAAGACTAATTAATTTACCTAGTAGTCCTAAACTTATAAAGTGA
- a CDS encoding GumC family protein: MIKKIAKNNFLNSLIKEDHQPELFEIIKYLFKQKKIYALLSSLSFIIGILFYAKSPKIWKGEFQIVIKEDEARVTRTFGLIKNTTSLMTNIKILQSPSTLEPVFNFVKEKKKGTKEIPKDIKSWIENFEISLLKDTSIINVSYFDQDPELIIPVLERVTNIFKNYTFTNKQQNIDLGLKYLNSQLSIARQKADISLKEFQDFALTEGLGDFDGLQIKSDLDLKEKNFSLNDKLIDKELNPLQKIDPIKSSITDSIGKRYEEHKIKLTKLEAEIIEKKRIFKDESKVLKSLRLRRDTLKSALSRPKEVIIKFRELEKKASKYDALVNMLEAKLTDQKLEKARSILPWKLISKPTIFENPISPRISKTIIPFIVAGFILATTIALVKKLINGKITDLNYLKNLINLPLIKTFSLDDKGKWEESINLILKEESFKKNIPILIDFTKNINIEDKFTHLIQLLEKYKFKIETSLEKSFESNEILVIIRSESITHKMIEDFDENAYIINNKLVGWILLKE; this comes from the coding sequence ATGATCAAAAAAATCGCTAAAAATAATTTTTTGAATTCGTTAATAAAGGAAGATCATCAACCTGAATTATTTGAAATTATTAAATATCTTTTTAAACAAAAAAAAATATATGCGCTTCTCTCTTCTTTATCTTTCATCATAGGTATTCTTTTTTATGCTAAATCTCCTAAGATTTGGAAAGGTGAATTTCAAATTGTTATTAAAGAGGATGAGGCAAGAGTTACGAGAACATTTGGTTTAATTAAAAATACAACTTCCTTAATGACAAACATTAAGATTTTGCAGAGTCCATCAACATTAGAACCTGTTTTTAATTTCGTTAAAGAAAAGAAAAAGGGAACCAAAGAGATTCCAAAAGATATAAAATCATGGATTGAAAATTTCGAAATTAGTCTATTAAAAGATACTTCAATAATTAATGTTAGTTATTTTGATCAGGACCCAGAACTAATTATTCCAGTTTTGGAGCGAGTAACAAACATATTTAAAAATTATACCTTTACGAATAAACAACAAAATATTGATTTAGGCCTTAAATATTTAAATAGTCAGTTATCAATAGCTAGGCAAAAAGCGGATATTTCTTTAAAAGAATTTCAGGATTTTGCACTAACAGAAGGTTTGGGTGATTTTGACGGATTACAGATAAAAAGTGACTTAGATTTAAAAGAAAAAAACTTTTCATTGAATGATAAATTGATAGATAAAGAGTTAAATCCTCTTCAAAAAATAGATCCAATTAAATCTTCAATAACCGATTCAATTGGGAAAAGATATGAAGAACATAAAATTAAATTAACTAAGTTAGAAGCTGAAATTATTGAAAAAAAGCGGATATTTAAAGATGAATCAAAAGTTCTAAAAAGTTTGAGATTAAGAAGGGATACACTAAAGAGTGCACTCTCTAGGCCTAAAGAAGTAATTATCAAATTTAGAGAACTTGAGAAGAAAGCAAGTAAATATGATGCATTAGTTAATATGCTTGAAGCTAAATTAACTGATCAAAAATTAGAAAAAGCTAGGTCAATATTGCCATGGAAATTAATATCTAAACCAACTATTTTTGAAAATCCCATTAGCCCAAGAATAAGTAAAACTATTATTCCATTCATTGTAGCTGGATTTATTTTGGCAACTACTATTGCTTTAGTAAAAAAACTCATCAATGGGAAAATTACTGACCTTAATTATCTAAAAAATCTAATAAACTTACCTTTAATTAAAACTTTTTCACTAGATGATAAAGGGAAATGGGAAGAATCAATCAATTTAATTCTTAAAGAAGAATCTTTTAAAAAAAATATTCCTATCTTAATTGACTTTACTAAAAATATAAATATCGAAGATAAATTTACACATTTAATTCAATTACTAGAGAAATACAAATTTAAAATTGAAACGAGTCTTGAAAAAAGTTTTGAAAGTAATGAGATTCTAGTTATTATAAGGAGTGAAAGTATTACTCATAAAATGATAGAAGATTTTGATGAGAATGCATATATCATTAATAATAAGTTAGTAGGATGGATTTTATTAAAAGAGTAA
- the neuC gene encoding UDP-N-acetylglucosamine 2-epimerase, which yields MKKFTIFTGTRAEYGLLKYLIKALTIEKDFETNLIVAASHLSPKFGETINEIKVDGIEPSFYIPLRIDSEENGMCLQTADIMIEVSKVLKELNPDYLILLGDRFETFGTAAAGHLLGIKIIHIHGGESTLGAIDDKLRHAISQLSTLHFTSAKVHKERVEKMGFPQDKVFNVGPMAIDGILNTIELNKKEFSRKTNFIFGQNNFLVTFHPETLSSDLGMEGLDNLLKVLKEIDCNILFTSPNADKGFELILKKIKAFVIETKPKSIFIPSLGQELYLNALRLLDCVIGNSSSGIVEAPLIGANIINIGNRQEGRFRFGKVINVNKNYYSIKNAINNSVSKSRTIDNKNNFSEYKKLRSPSKAILDVLRNYD from the coding sequence ATGAAGAAATTTACAATTTTTACAGGTACAAGAGCTGAATATGGATTGTTGAAGTATTTAATTAAAGCATTAACTATTGAGAAAGATTTTGAAACTAATTTGATAGTAGCTGCATCTCATTTGAGTCCAAAATTTGGAGAAACTATTAATGAAATTAAAGTTGATGGAATTGAGCCGAGTTTTTATATTCCATTAAGAATAGATTCTGAAGAAAATGGGATGTGTCTTCAAACTGCAGACATAATGATTGAGGTTTCAAAAGTATTAAAAGAATTAAATCCTGATTATTTAATTTTGCTTGGTGATAGATTTGAGACTTTTGGAACTGCTGCTGCTGGACATTTACTAGGAATAAAAATAATACATATTCATGGAGGTGAAAGCACCTTAGGTGCTATTGATGATAAGTTAAGGCATGCAATATCCCAATTGAGTACTTTACACTTTACTTCTGCCAAAGTGCACAAAGAAAGAGTCGAGAAAATGGGGTTTCCCCAAGATAAAGTTTTTAATGTTGGACCAATGGCCATAGATGGGATTTTAAATACTATAGAGTTAAATAAAAAAGAATTTTCAAGAAAAACGAACTTTATATTTGGACAAAATAATTTCTTAGTCACATTTCATCCTGAAACTCTTTCCTCTGATCTAGGCATGGAGGGGTTAGATAATTTACTGAAAGTTTTAAAAGAAATAGATTGCAATATACTCTTTACTTCTCCAAATGCAGATAAAGGTTTTGAATTGATTTTAAAAAAAATAAAGGCATTTGTAATCGAAACAAAACCAAAAAGTATTTTTATTCCATCTCTTGGCCAAGAGCTATATTTGAATGCATTGAGGTTATTAGATTGCGTAATTGGAAATTCTTCTAGTGGAATAGTAGAAGCCCCACTAATTGGGGCAAATATAATTAATATTGGAAATAGACAAGAAGGAAGGTTTAGATTTGGTAAAGTTATTAATGTGAATAAAAATTATTATTCAATTAAAAATGCAATTAATAATTCTGTTAGTAAATCTAGAACAATAGATAATAAAAATAATTTTTCTGAATATAAAAAATTAAGATCACCATCCAAAGCTATATTAGATGTTCTTAGAAATTATGATTAA
- a CDS encoding sugar transferase, with product MRSMKIDAEKKGPQWSTRNDQRITKIGRIIRKMRIDELPQLISVFKGEMSLIGPRPERPEINSLLMKKSLSII from the coding sequence CTGAGATCAATGAAAATAGATGCCGAGAAAAAAGGACCGCAATGGTCAACTAGAAATGATCAACGTATAACAAAAATAGGTCGCATTATAAGAAAGATGCGAATTGATGAATTGCCCCAATTAATAAGTGTCTTTAAAGGTGAAATGAGTTTAATTGGACCCAGGCCAGAAAGACCTGAGATTAATTCATTATTAATGAAAAAATCCCTTTCTATAATCTAA
- a CDS encoding glycosyltransferase yields the protein MKLICIVIPSTNSQSPIKGASALANKLIKKYKILVVTLKEGKSFNRLFDNKIEHLDLSKFSWYKKYLFFLNYLISQSKKYKIQVISYCFSGDVFTSFFKNKCQIISYVRGDLYKVYRLDYGLIGIFYAWLHYEALKKFDFILGLSKVMVEKIEKLTNKKCYLIPNFIDENKIAKYVSLSNNTNKKINLIYVGRLTKLKSVSSIIKILDRLQKEKKFFHLDIVGDGPLREKIKKEISKLNNPELVTLHGFVDNPYPLLAKSNIFILPSKSEGISRSALEALFLGNFCIIRDLDNSAAEYIVNGENGFLFKHDNQLPELIIKASRIIKASKSRKNLLPNEYRQNTCIKRFEVIHNL from the coding sequence ATGAAATTAATTTGTATCGTAATACCATCAACTAATAGTCAAAGTCCAATAAAAGGAGCATCTGCTTTGGCTAACAAACTTATTAAGAAATATAAAATTTTAGTAGTTACTTTAAAAGAAGGAAAAAGCTTCAATAGACTTTTTGATAATAAAATCGAGCATTTAGATTTATCAAAATTTTCGTGGTACAAAAAATATTTATTTTTTTTAAATTATCTTATCTCTCAAAGTAAAAAATATAAAATTCAAGTTATTTCTTATTGCTTTTCGGGAGATGTTTTTACATCCTTTTTTAAAAATAAATGTCAAATAATCAGTTATGTAAGAGGTGATTTATATAAAGTTTATAGATTAGATTATGGTCTTATTGGTATATTTTACGCTTGGCTTCATTATGAAGCTCTAAAAAAATTTGATTTCATATTAGGACTTTCTAAAGTAATGGTCGAAAAGATAGAAAAGCTTACAAATAAGAAATGTTATCTCATCCCAAATTTTATTGATGAAAATAAAATCGCTAAATATGTCAGTTTATCTAATAATACTAATAAAAAAATTAACTTAATTTACGTGGGCAGGCTTACTAAACTAAAATCTGTTTCATCAATTATTAAAATTTTAGATAGGCTGCAAAAGGAAAAAAAGTTTTTTCATCTAGATATTGTTGGAGATGGGCCTTTAAGAGAAAAAATTAAAAAAGAAATATCAAAGTTAAATAACCCAGAGTTAGTAACTTTGCATGGTTTCGTAGACAACCCATACCCTTTGTTAGCAAAATCGAATATTTTTATTCTGCCTTCAAAATCAGAAGGGATTTCTAGATCTGCTCTTGAAGCTTTATTTCTAGGAAATTTTTGCATAATAAGAGATTTGGATAACTCTGCGGCTGAATATATAGTAAATGGTGAAAATGGTTTTTTATTTAAGCATGATAATCAACTTCCAGAATTAATAATTAAGGCATCACGAATAATAAAAGCTTCAAAATCTAGGAAAAATCTCCTACCTAATGAATACAGACAAAATACATGTATAAAGAGATTTGAAGTTATTCATAATTTATAA
- the rfbD gene encoding dTDP-4-dehydrorhamnose reductase: protein MKILITGSKGQLGRTLIKLKPTKAKIFAMNRNNFNMLDIPNCLKVIRSINPDWIVNCGAFTNVDLAESNKEVAMEVNYHAPKAFAKEMKDLGGRFLQISTDYVFDGLRPNMKPYTTNDKKSPLGIYGISKAKAEDFIEDIFLGTNKGIILRTSWILAPFGSNFLLKILNLLLKNKEIKVVNDQIGSPTNIYSLAEVCWKIIELNNLEIIFNENKNGILHWQDNGQTNWYEIALKIRNFGKEIDLINYNTQVTPISTFDYPTPAKRPAFSVLDCNSAKRVLDHKGIDWRCGLEKIMKQIHLDKNNKFYINPNYKI, encoded by the coding sequence ATGAAAATCTTAATTACTGGTTCAAAAGGTCAACTAGGAAGAACTCTAATAAAATTAAAGCCAACTAAAGCAAAAATTTTCGCTATGAATAGAAATAATTTTAATATGTTGGATATTCCTAATTGTCTAAAAGTTATTAGATCCATAAATCCAGATTGGATTGTAAATTGTGGAGCTTTTACTAATGTAGATTTGGCTGAATCAAATAAGGAAGTCGCAATGGAAGTAAATTACCATGCTCCAAAAGCATTTGCCAAAGAAATGAAAGACTTAGGGGGGAGATTTCTTCAAATAAGCACTGATTATGTTTTCGATGGTCTAAGACCAAATATGAAACCTTATACAACAAATGATAAGAAGTCACCATTAGGTATATATGGGATTTCCAAAGCAAAAGCAGAAGATTTTATAGAAGATATTTTTCTTGGAACAAATAAAGGAATCATACTAAGAACCAGTTGGATATTAGCTCCATTTGGAAGTAACTTTCTGCTTAAGATACTAAATCTACTTTTAAAAAATAAAGAAATAAAAGTTGTAAACGATCAGATTGGATCTCCCACCAACATTTATAGTCTTGCAGAAGTTTGTTGGAAAATTATTGAGCTAAATAATCTAGAAATAATTTTTAATGAAAACAAAAATGGGATTTTACATTGGCAAGATAATGGACAAACTAATTGGTATGAAATTGCACTAAAAATAAGAAATTTTGGGAAAGAGATTGATTTAATCAACTATAATACACAGGTTACTCCTATAAGCACTTTTGATTACCCTACTCCAGCAAAAAGACCTGCTTTTTCTGTATTAGATTGCAATTCGGCAAAGCGTGTCTTAGATCATAAAGGAATTGATTGGAGATGTGGTTTAGAGAAAATCATGAAACAAATTCATCTTGATAAAAATAATAAATTTTATATTAATCCAAATTATAAAATATAA
- a CDS encoding glycosyltransferase family 4 protein, with the protein MKIIYISPSLIPSNTANSIHVINQVKAFQALNYEITLFAARSIFRKNLFRKKLYERYDAKIKRLKTIYLPNKKLNELLIGLYAIFFCFFDKDKYIISRNLYASFILSLIYNGIHIYEVHELFTGYQMFLQKRIFKKKKIKFLAISDSLARNIMKKYNINPNQIKVIHDAAPSDLEIVEKKFKGITISQLLLLDKNYLNSFKGVCVYSGSFGEGRGLEIIEEISKKLVDVLFIVVGGTDKELASRLKNLKNKNIIFTGFKKYKLALKIAACADILLMPYQKKVILGNKKRDVSMTMSPLKMFEYMGLKVPIISSDLPVLKEVLINKFNAILVESDNIESWCAAIYSLLSDEYLSHQIAENANKNMLGNYTWEVRAKKILES; encoded by the coding sequence ATGAAGATTATTTATATTTCTCCATCTCTTATTCCTTCAAATACTGCAAACTCTATTCATGTTATTAATCAAGTAAAAGCTTTTCAGGCTTTAAATTATGAAATAACTCTTTTTGCAGCAAGGTCAATATTTCGAAAAAATTTATTCAGAAAAAAATTATATGAAAGATATGATGCAAAAATAAAAAGACTAAAAACAATATATTTACCAAATAAAAAATTAAATGAATTATTAATAGGTTTATATGCAATATTTTTTTGTTTTTTTGACAAGGATAAATATATAATTTCAAGAAATTTATATGCATCTTTTATTTTATCTCTAATTTATAATGGTATTCATATTTATGAGGTTCACGAATTATTTACTGGCTATCAAATGTTTTTACAAAAAAGAATATTTAAAAAAAAGAAAATTAAATTTTTGGCAATTTCAGATTCTCTAGCTAGAAATATTATGAAAAAATATAATATTAATCCTAATCAAATTAAGGTTATTCATGATGCAGCTCCATCTGATTTGGAAATTGTGGAAAAAAAATTTAAAGGAATTACTATTAGTCAATTGCTTTTACTAGATAAAAATTATTTAAATAGCTTTAAGGGTGTTTGTGTTTATTCTGGATCTTTTGGTGAAGGGAGAGGATTAGAAATTATCGAGGAAATTTCTAAGAAACTTGTTGATGTACTTTTTATAGTGGTAGGTGGCACTGATAAAGAATTAGCATCAAGATTAAAAAATTTAAAAAATAAAAATATTATATTTACTGGTTTTAAGAAATACAAATTAGCATTAAAAATTGCAGCTTGTGCTGATATTTTATTAATGCCATATCAAAAAAAAGTTATTCTGGGCAATAAAAAAAGAGACGTTTCAATGACCATGTCTCCTTTAAAGATGTTTGAATATATGGGTTTAAAAGTTCCTATTATTTCTTCTGATTTGCCAGTGCTTAAAGAAGTTCTTATAAATAAATTTAATGCAATATTAGTAGAATCAGATAATATTGAATCTTGGTGCGCTGCGATATATAGTTTATTATCTGATGAATATTTATCTCATCAAATAGCAGAAAATGCCAATAAAAATATGCTCGGTAATTATACATGGGAAGTAAGAGCAAAAAAAATATTAGAAAGTTGA
- a CDS encoding glycosyl transferase yields MITVSLVTYRNKFDVFDNKKKDNILKNSILFLSNDELISKILIIDNSAEKIFSWTNDLSKKVIYYFNNGKNIGFGKAHNLTAQLLNLSKYHIFLNPDIVFSKLDCIKKLYEEMENNSNIGLIQPLIKSYPKGDIQKLCKRNPSLFIQIIRGFTPKLVKFKSIRKYNYFYQMEDLAYKDKPITSSYLSGCFMFCRVDKLNQVNWFDERYFMYLEDADLTRKLSLISKCVHYPLTEIMHVWEKGSHKNLKLKFEAIISFFKYSIKWGIKII; encoded by the coding sequence ATGATAACAGTTTCTCTAGTTACCTATAGAAATAAATTTGATGTTTTTGATAATAAAAAGAAGGACAATATACTCAAAAATTCAATATTATTTTTATCTAATGATGAATTAATTTCAAAAATATTAATAATCGACAATAGTGCTGAAAAAATTTTTTCTTGGACAAATGATTTAAGTAAAAAAGTTATATATTATTTCAATAATGGAAAAAACATTGGTTTTGGAAAAGCTCATAATTTGACAGCTCAGTTATTAAATTTATCAAAATATCATATTTTTTTAAATCCTGATATAGTTTTTTCAAAGCTAGATTGTATTAAGAAATTATATGAAGAGATGGAAAATAATAGTAATATTGGACTTATTCAACCTCTTATAAAGAGTTATCCTAAAGGCGATATTCAAAAATTATGCAAAAGAAATCCTAGTTTATTTATCCAAATTATTAGAGGTTTCACTCCCAAGTTAGTTAAATTTAAATCAATAAGAAAATATAATTATTTTTATCAAATGGAAGATTTAGCTTATAAGGATAAACCAATAACTTCTTCCTATTTATCAGGTTGTTTTATGTTTTGTAGGGTTGATAAATTAAATCAAGTTAATTGGTTTGATGAAAGATACTTTATGTACTTAGAGGATGCAGATTTAACTAGAAAATTGTCTTTAATATCTAAATGTGTTCACTACCCACTTACGGAAATTATGCATGTTTGGGAAAAAGGAAGTCATAAAAATTTAAAGCTCAAATTTGAGGCAATTATTTCTTTTTTTAAATACTCTATAAAATGGGGAATTAAAATAATTTGA
- a CDS encoding sugar transferase, with product MFNRCKNKLGYDLYYIKNHSNMLDILIFFKTIKVVFTLYG from the coding sequence ATCTTTAATAGATGCAAAAATAAGTTAGGTTATGATCTTTATTACATAAAAAACCATTCAAACATGTTGGACATTTTAATATTTTTTAAAACAATTAAAGTAGTTTTTACTCTTTATGGATAA
- the rfbC gene encoding dTDP-4-dehydrorhamnose 3,5-epimerase, translating into MQTINLKTNKGNSINEVILIKPDIFSDKRGFFYESWNSNSFKKIIGNTNFCQDNHSNSIKGVLRGIHYQLNPTAQGKLVRCTKGEIYDVAVDLRKRSNTYKEWIGVKLNELNKNLFWIPEGFGHGFLTLSDIAEVQYKVTKPWDKLSEKSLLWNDSDLNIDWPLNKISPIISKKDALGITIKEAENMDFVFQ; encoded by the coding sequence GTGCAAACTATTAATTTAAAAACTAATAAAGGTAATTCCATTAATGAAGTTATATTGATTAAACCAGATATATTTTCAGATAAAAGGGGGTTCTTTTATGAGAGCTGGAATTCAAATTCTTTCAAGAAGATCATTGGTAACACCAATTTTTGCCAAGATAATCATTCAAATTCAATAAAAGGAGTACTAAGAGGTATTCATTATCAATTAAATCCTACCGCGCAAGGTAAATTAGTTAGATGTACAAAAGGTGAGATATATGATGTCGCAGTCGATCTTAGAAAAAGATCTAATACTTATAAAGAATGGATAGGCGTTAAACTAAATGAATTAAATAAAAATTTATTCTGGATTCCTGAAGGTTTTGGTCACGGTTTTCTAACTCTTAGCGATATAGCCGAAGTACAGTATAAAGTAACTAAACCTTGGGATAAATTATCAGAAAAATCTTTATTATGGAATGATTCAGATTTAAATATAGATTGGCCTTTAAATAAAATTAGTCCAATAATATCTAAGAAAGACGCCTTGGGAATAACTATTAAAGAAGCTGAAAATATGGATTTTGTTTTCCAATGA
- the rfbB gene encoding dTDP-glucose 4,6-dehydratase, which produces MENNIKVLITGGAGFIGGALIRKLLKESNYNIFNLDNLSYSSDLKSIDSLIQSLGKNTQKRYKFIKGDISNKETVENVIQETKPELIFHLAAETHVDKSIIYPENFILSNILGTFNLLESSLNYYKKIDPEKQKKFKFIHISTDEVFGSLPQNGFFNENTKYDPRSPYSASKASSDHLVKAWFHTYDLPCIITNCSNNYGPWQYPEKLIPNIISKAIQQKNISIYGSGKNIRDWLYVEDHIDAILLIADKGLPGKNYCIGGNNEKTNLDVAEKICNYLDEINPQINSHKSLIKFVKDRAGHDFRYAIDASLIKQELNWSPKHNFEDGLKNTIDWYLNNKSWLYKI; this is translated from the coding sequence ATGGAAAATAATATTAAAGTATTAATAACTGGAGGTGCTGGTTTTATTGGAGGGGCTTTAATAAGAAAACTCCTTAAAGAAAGTAATTATAATATTTTTAATTTAGACAATTTATCCTACTCAAGTGATTTGAAATCTATAGATTCTTTAATTCAATCACTGGGAAAAAATACTCAAAAAAGATATAAATTTATAAAGGGAGATATTTCAAATAAAGAAACTGTTGAAAATGTTATCCAAGAAACTAAACCAGAATTAATATTTCATTTAGCAGCAGAAACACATGTGGATAAATCAATTATTTATCCAGAAAATTTCATCTTAAGTAATATTCTTGGGACCTTCAACTTACTTGAAAGTTCTTTAAATTACTACAAAAAAATTGATCCTGAAAAACAAAAAAAATTTAAATTCATACATATCAGTACAGATGAAGTTTTCGGTTCATTACCCCAAAATGGTTTTTTTAATGAAAATACAAAATATGATCCAAGAAGTCCATATTCAGCATCTAAAGCTAGCAGTGATCATTTAGTAAAAGCATGGTTTCATACATATGATTTACCATGCATAATTACTAATTGCTCCAATAATTATGGGCCATGGCAATATCCAGAGAAATTGATCCCAAATATTATTTCTAAAGCAATTCAACAAAAAAATATCTCTATTTATGGTTCAGGGAAAAATATAAGAGATTGGTTATATGTTGAGGATCATATCGATGCCATTTTACTAATCGCTGATAAAGGATTACCTGGAAAAAATTATTGCATTGGAGGTAATAACGAAAAAACTAATTTGGATGTCGCTGAAAAAATTTGTAATTATCTTGATGAAATTAATCCACAAATCAATTCCCATAAATCATTAATTAAATTTGTTAAAGATAGAGCTGGTCATGACTTTAGATATGCCATTGATGCATCATTGATCAAGCAAGAATTAAATTGGTCACCAAAACATAATTTTGAAGATGGCTTAAAAAATACAATTGATTGGTATTTAAATAATAAAAGTTGGCTTTATAAAATCTAG